A region from the Vicingaceae bacterium genome encodes:
- a CDS encoding peptidase M42: protein MAKIKKSGKQTNKSKSKSILTKNSLAFLEKYLNNPSPTGFESGGQKLWLDYIKPYIDEYYVDNYGTVVGIINPKAKYKVVIEAHADEISWFVHYINEKGFIYLRRNGGSDHQIAPSKRVNIHTQKGIVKAVFGWPAIHTRSGKEEAPQLNNIFLDCGCSSKEEVEKLGVRVGDVVTYEDTFMQLNDFFVSRALDNRIGGFMIAEVARLMKETGFRPEYGLYITNSVQEEVGLRGAEMIVKQIQPNVAIVTDVCHDTQTPMINKIEQGDLACGKGPVITVGPAVQQNLRELIERTAEKNKIPFQRAAASRSTGTDTDAFAYSGAGVVSALISLPLRYMHTTVEMVHQSDVENVIQLIYHTLKNIKNNQDFRYFK, encoded by the coding sequence ATGGCTAAAATAAAAAAATCCGGAAAACAAACAAACAAATCTAAAAGCAAATCTATTTTAACAAAAAATTCGCTTGCGTTTCTGGAAAAGTATCTCAACAATCCTTCGCCAACAGGTTTTGAAAGTGGAGGACAAAAACTTTGGTTAGATTACATCAAACCATATATTGACGAATATTATGTTGATAATTACGGCACAGTAGTAGGCATCATTAATCCAAAAGCAAAATACAAAGTGGTGATTGAGGCGCATGCCGACGAAATCTCATGGTTTGTCCATTATATCAATGAAAAAGGATTTATCTATCTTAGAAGGAATGGTGGATCAGATCATCAAATCGCCCCCTCCAAAAGGGTGAATATACATACCCAAAAAGGCATTGTCAAGGCTGTATTTGGTTGGCCCGCAATACATACACGTTCCGGTAAAGAAGAAGCCCCTCAATTAAACAATATTTTCCTTGATTGTGGTTGCAGTTCAAAAGAAGAAGTTGAAAAACTTGGTGTGAGAGTGGGTGATGTCGTCACTTATGAAGACACATTTATGCAACTTAACGATTTCTTTGTCAGCCGAGCATTAGACAACCGCATTGGAGGTTTTATGATTGCCGAAGTGGCCCGCTTGATGAAAGAAACCGGTTTTCGGCCTGAGTATGGATTGTATATCACTAATTCAGTTCAAGAAGAAGTTGGGCTTAGAGGTGCCGAAATGATCGTCAAACAAATTCAACCCAATGTCGCTATTGTCACAGATGTCTGTCATGACACGCAAACACCTATGATCAACAAAATCGAACAAGGAGATCTTGCCTGCGGAAAGGGACCTGTTATAACCGTAGGACCTGCGGTTCAACAAAATCTACGGGAATTAATCGAACGTACGGCCGAAAAAAACAAAATTCCATTTCAAAGAGCTGCGGCATCCAGATCTACCGGCACAGACACCGATGCATTTGCCTATTCGGGTGCCGGAGTTGTGTCGGCGTTGATTTCTTTACCTTTGAGATATATGCACACGACAGTAGAAATGGTTCATCAATCTGACGTTGAAAATGTTATTCAATTAATTTATCACACTTTGAAAAATATTAAAAACAACCAGGATTTTAGATATTTCAAATAA
- a CDS encoding hypothetical protein (possible pseudo, internal stop codon, frameshifted) produces MQIKEKILKMKRSFFIYGLILLCSLGKSQVQVGDSTAVTKVQAQEAYNKGVAALESKNYIEAVNLFQEAIRLNPQFAKAYYNLGVAKMELNQVESAIEDFKKSIEIKPDSNLSFFYLGKYFYENDQLDEALKNLQFASMFDNKNPFVFYYLGATYFLKEQYQDALDAFNRAIVLKPDYAYAYNDRGSTKMKTEDYSGAIVDYKKAISYDPKLYFAYNNLGTAYRKSNQHKLAIEAYSQAIAQKNDYFIAYNNRGAAKFEIGDFKGALEDFQKVISLNKDYLPAYLNLSATYFKMKDYKSAAEYAGKVIDKDPENGSAYLNRGIAKEMLRDEKGACEDWQKAYELGIKNAKAYYQQVCSE; encoded by the coding sequence TTGCAAATCAAAGAAAAAATACTAAAAATGAAAAGAAGTTTTTTTATTTATGGTTTAATTTTGCTGTGTAGTCTTGGCAAATCACAGGTTCAAGTAGGTGATTCGACTGCAGTTACCAAAGTGCAGGCTCAGGAAGCATATAACAAAGGTGTTGCTGCTCTCGAATCCAAAAACTACATCGAAGCCGTCAATCTCTTTCAAGAAGCAATACGTTTGAATCCTCAATTTGCTAAGGCATATTATAATCTCGGCGTGGCAAAAATGGAACTTAATCAGGTGGAAAGTGCTATTGAAGATTTTAAGAAATCGATTGAAATAAAACCGGACAGCAATTTGTCGTTTTTTTATTTGGGTAAATATTTTTATGAAAACGATCAATTGGACGAGGCATTGAAAAACCTTCAATTTGCATCGATGTTCGACAACAAAAATCCTTTTGTATTTTATTATCTTGGTGCAACTTATTTTTTAAAAGAGCAATATCAGGATGCCTTGGATGCTTTCAATAGAGCCATTGTTCTAAAACCTGATTATGCCTATGCTTATAATGACCGAGGTAGTACGAAAATGAAAACGGAAGATTATTCAGGGGCTATTGTAGATTATAAAAAGGCCATCAGTTATGATCCAAAATTATATTTTGCATACAACAATTTAGGTACGGCCTACCGTAAATCAAATCAACACAAGTTGGCCATAGAAGCATACTCGCAAGCCATAGCGCAAAAAAATGATTACTTCATTGCATATAACAACAGAGGGGCTGCAAAATTTGAAATAGGAGACTTTAAAGGTGCCCTGGAAGATTTTCAGAAAGTAATTTCACTTAATAAAGATTATTTGCCGGCATATTTAAATCTATCGGCCACTTATTTTAAAATGAAAGATTATAAATCTGCTGCCGAATATGCCGGAAAGGTGATTGATAAAGATCCTGAAAATGGATCGGCCTATTTAAATAGAGGCATTGCCAAAGAAATGTTGCGGGACGAAAAAGGCGCATGCGAAGATTGGCAAAAAGCATATGAATTAGGAATTAAAAATGCAAAAGCATATTATCAACAAGTTTGTTCTGAATAA
- a CDS encoding nucleoside triphosphate pyrophosphohydrolase, with protein MKRQKEINAFIRLLDIMDDLREKCPWDKKQTLESLRPLTIEEVYELSETILKKDLNGLEKELGDVLLHIVFYAKIGKELNAFDISSVINRLCEKLIERHPHIYGSVKVENEEEVKSNWEKLKLKEGNQSVLSGVPDSLPSILQAFRIQEKVRGVGFDWENVDDVWNKVKEEWDEFSHAVKVSQKDKMEEEFGDLLFALVNLSRFYGINPDEALYKANMKFKKRFQKMEEMIKSQGKEITSMKLAEMDQYWDKVKEDEKKI; from the coding sequence ATGAAAAGACAGAAAGAAATAAATGCCTTTATCCGCTTGCTTGATATCATGGACGATTTGAGAGAGAAATGTCCTTGGGACAAAAAACAAACGCTTGAATCTCTTCGCCCTTTGACTATTGAAGAAGTATATGAATTGTCCGAAACAATTCTGAAAAAAGATTTAAACGGACTTGAAAAAGAGTTAGGAGATGTATTGTTGCATATTGTCTTTTATGCAAAAATTGGCAAAGAACTCAATGCTTTCGATATATCCTCTGTTATTAACCGATTATGTGAAAAGTTGATTGAACGGCATCCACATATTTATGGTTCTGTTAAAGTAGAAAATGAAGAGGAGGTGAAATCAAACTGGGAAAAACTTAAGTTAAAAGAAGGCAATCAATCGGTTTTGTCAGGCGTGCCCGACTCTTTGCCTTCCATCCTTCAGGCATTTAGAATACAGGAAAAAGTAAGAGGGGTAGGATTTGATTGGGAAAATGTGGATGATGTTTGGAATAAAGTGAAGGAAGAATGGGATGAATTTTCTCACGCAGTAAAAGTTTCGCAAAAAGATAAAATGGAAGAAGAGTTTGGAGACTTACTTTTTGCGCTCGTCAATTTATCGAGATTTTATGGCATCAATCCGGATGAGGCACTTTATAAAGCGAATATGAAGTTCAAAAAGAGATTTCAAAAAATGGAGGAAATGATAAAGTCACAAGGAAAAGAAATTACTTCCATGAAATTGGCTGAGATGGATCAATATTGGGATAAAGTGAAAGAAGATGAAAAGAAAATTTAA
- the ybbC gene encoding hydrolase, protein MSASEKNIIVFDIGNVLLPYDWGRILYALPGVSRTNLYDWLHDEVYDAYEKGLIDEKVLLLEFNKHFHSKFDEQRLFTLFNEIFLEPPGYVGKMIPELAKRYHLYALSNTCHWHEIYFMEKLKDTWVYFEKIFCSHHLHLRKPSEEIYKLVEKEIKAENQKIIFLDDKIENIESAKLAGWHAIHVPTLDEVENQLKKLIDHE, encoded by the coding sequence ATGTCAGCAAGCGAAAAGAACATTATTGTATTTGATATTGGCAATGTTTTGTTGCCTTATGATTGGGGGAGGATCCTTTATGCATTGCCCGGAGTAAGCAGGACTAACCTTTACGATTGGTTGCATGATGAGGTCTACGATGCATATGAAAAGGGTTTAATTGACGAAAAAGTATTGCTTCTCGAATTTAATAAACATTTCCATTCAAAATTTGATGAACAACGTTTGTTTACGTTGTTTAATGAGATATTTCTAGAACCTCCCGGATATGTGGGAAAAATGATACCGGAATTGGCAAAACGCTATCATTTGTATGCATTAAGCAATACATGCCATTGGCATGAAATCTATTTTATGGAAAAATTGAAAGATACTTGGGTATACTTCGAAAAGATATTTTGTTCACACCATCTGCATCTGCGCAAGCCGTCCGAAGAAATTTATAAATTGGTCGAAAAAGAAATAAAAGCAGAAAATCAAAAAATCATATTTTTGGATGATAAAATAGAAAACATAGAATCTGCAAAATTGGCCGGTTGGCATGCAATACATGTCCCCACTCTTGATGAAGTGGAAAATCAATTAAAAAAGCTCATAGATCATGAATGA
- the mscS-2 gene encoding mechanosensitive ion channel protein MscS codes for MNEFFETTLFQQGNIKITIFTLVQIAILFFVIFVILVGIRKALFRSPKLDIGRKYALFNLVKYIFIVLTFLFTLQILGFNLSVILAGSAALLVGLGIGLQNLFNDFISGIIILIDGTVEVNDIIQVNDLVCKVKEIKLRTTKVITRDERYIILPNSYLTSNLVQNWTHNNESARFEVSVGVEYSSDPQLVTNLLIEAAKNVNKIDQNKTPFVRFNEFADSALIFTVYFWSDEIFRIENIKSELRYKIFELFKQNGVGIPFPQRVVHFATTLKTENQS; via the coding sequence ATGAATGAATTTTTTGAAACAACACTATTTCAACAAGGGAATATCAAAATCACCATATTTACATTAGTACAAATTGCCATTTTGTTTTTCGTGATTTTTGTTATACTGGTGGGTATTAGAAAGGCCCTGTTCAGGTCGCCTAAATTGGATATTGGAAGAAAATATGCACTGTTTAATTTGGTTAAGTACATTTTTATAGTTTTAACTTTTCTATTTACCTTGCAAATTTTGGGTTTCAATCTTTCGGTGATTCTTGCCGGTTCAGCTGCATTGCTGGTAGGTTTGGGAATTGGTTTGCAGAATCTTTTCAATGACTTTATTTCCGGGATAATTATATTAATAGATGGAACTGTGGAAGTGAATGATATCATACAGGTAAATGATCTTGTTTGCAAGGTAAAGGAAATTAAACTTCGCACGACTAAAGTTATCACGAGGGATGAGCGATACATAATATTGCCTAATTCTTACCTCACATCGAATCTCGTTCAGAATTGGACACACAACAATGAATCTGCTCGTTTTGAGGTGAGTGTAGGAGTGGAATATTCTTCCGACCCTCAATTGGTGACAAACTTATTGATTGAAGCTGCCAAAAATGTAAATAAAATTGATCAAAACAAAACGCCGTTTGTTCGTTTTAACGAATTTGCAGATTCCGCATTGATTTTTACTGTTTATTTTTGGTCTGATGAAATTTTTAGAATCGAAAACATTAAAAGTGAGTTGAGATACAAGATCTTCGAATTGTTTAAACAAAATGGCGTGGGAATTCCTTTTCCACAAAGAGTGGTACATTTTGCAACAACTCTGAAGACAGAAAATCAATCTTAG
- a CDS encoding capsular polysaccharide biosynthesis protein has product MVNKTTVNIIKGNFPRWMIFLIDLTIVILSLTLAYLLRFNFNIPQVEIKTFPLVYSLVLSTRMLSFLVSKIYAGIIRYTSAKDAEKIFLTILSGSLFFVIVNLVNHYILKGPYIIPFSVLIIEYLISTFLLISFRVMVKTLYYEIKNFNKDNKSIIIYGAGESGVIAKRTIDRDAASKYKVIAFVDEDKRKAGKTIEGVRIYHISELEELLQNNDVAHIIVAIQRIKPEKINEIADLALKYNTKVLHVPPVQKWINGELTFKQIKKIKIEDLLGREPIVIDEENIKKSLFSKTILVTGAAGSIGSEITRQLLQYSPKKLILIDQAETPMYELQLEVENTFHAKNVEFILADICEEVRIEKVFETFQPEIVFHAAAYKHVPLMEENPSEAVWVNVRGTKILADLALKHNVKKFVFVSTDKAVNPTNVMGASKRIAEIYCQTLNKLGKTKFVTTRFGNVLGSNGSVIPLFRKQIESGGPVTITHPEITRFFMTIPEACRLVLEAGVMGDGGEIFVFDMGERVKIVDLAKKMIKLSGLTLGKDIQIVFTGLRPGEKLHEELLNNDENTLPTHHPRILKAKVKDCDLQVLKQIDELIALIESQNDFLIVKKMKEIVPEYVSNNSVFVQLD; this is encoded by the coding sequence ATGGTCAATAAAACAACCGTAAATATCATTAAAGGCAATTTTCCACGTTGGATGATTTTTTTGATTGATTTAACCATTGTTATACTTTCATTGACATTGGCTTATTTGTTGAGATTTAATTTCAATATACCACAAGTGGAAATCAAAACCTTCCCTTTGGTTTATTCACTTGTATTGTCAACAAGAATGCTCTCTTTCTTGGTTTCCAAGATCTATGCGGGCATCATCAGATATACATCAGCTAAGGATGCAGAAAAAATCTTTTTGACAATTCTGTCGGGTAGTTTGTTTTTTGTTATAGTCAATTTAGTGAATCATTATATCTTAAAAGGACCGTATATCATTCCTTTTTCGGTTTTGATTATTGAATATTTAATCTCTACGTTTCTTTTGATAAGTTTCAGGGTGATGGTAAAAACCTTATATTACGAGATTAAAAATTTTAACAAGGATAACAAGTCAATCATCATTTATGGGGCAGGCGAATCCGGTGTGATTGCAAAACGCACTATAGACAGGGATGCTGCTTCTAAATATAAAGTGATAGCTTTTGTTGATGAGGATAAAAGAAAAGCCGGTAAAACCATTGAAGGAGTGAGAATTTATCACATTTCCGAATTGGAAGAATTGTTGCAAAACAATGATGTAGCTCATATTATCGTGGCGATTCAAAGAATTAAACCTGAGAAAATCAATGAAATTGCAGATTTGGCTTTAAAATATAATACAAAGGTATTGCATGTTCCTCCGGTGCAAAAATGGATAAATGGAGAACTTACTTTTAAACAAATCAAAAAAATTAAAATCGAAGATTTGCTCGGGCGGGAACCGATCGTGATAGATGAGGAAAATATAAAAAAATCACTTTTTTCGAAAACAATACTTGTAACCGGGGCAGCCGGATCTATTGGCTCTGAAATTACAAGGCAACTTTTACAGTATTCACCTAAAAAACTTATATTAATCGACCAGGCAGAAACCCCGATGTATGAATTGCAATTAGAGGTGGAAAATACTTTTCATGCCAAAAATGTAGAATTTATACTTGCCGATATTTGTGAAGAAGTGAGAATTGAAAAAGTTTTCGAAACATTTCAGCCGGAAATTGTTTTTCACGCAGCAGCATACAAGCATGTGCCTTTGATGGAAGAGAACCCTTCAGAAGCAGTTTGGGTCAATGTTAGAGGAACAAAAATCCTGGCCGATCTTGCCTTAAAACATAATGTTAAAAAATTTGTTTTTGTTTCTACCGATAAAGCGGTAAATCCAACCAATGTGATGGGCGCATCCAAACGGATTGCAGAAATTTATTGTCAAACCTTAAATAAACTTGGCAAAACCAAGTTTGTTACTACCCGTTTTGGTAACGTTTTGGGATCAAACGGTTCGGTTATCCCGTTATTTAGAAAGCAGATAGAATCCGGTGGACCTGTCACTATCACACATCCTGAAATAACCAGATTTTTTATGACAATACCTGAAGCTTGTCGTTTGGTTTTAGAGGCCGGGGTGATGGGGGATGGAGGTGAGATTTTTGTTTTTGATATGGGTGAAAGAGTAAAAATTGTCGATCTGGCAAAGAAAATGATTAAACTTTCAGGATTAACCTTGGGGAAAGACATTCAAATAGTTTTCACAGGATTGCGTCCCGGTGAAAAATTGCACGAAGAATTGCTGAATAATGATGAAAATACTCTTCCAACACATCATCCAAGAATATTGAAAGCCAAAGTGAAAGATTGCGATTTGCAAGTTTTAAAACAAATTGATGAATTGATTGCTTTGATAGAAAGCCAAAATGATTTTTTGATCGTAAAAAAAATGAAAGAAATTGTCCCCGAGTATGTCAGCAATAATTCTGTGTTCGTTCAGCTGGATTGA